From Burkholderia sp. WP9, a single genomic window includes:
- a CDS encoding MetQ/NlpA family ABC transporter substrate-binding protein: protein MRFFLSNVRHFFYTPAISLISAFGLTLALQAAPASAADTSTLKIGTATSPQIEALKIAAHEAKEQGLDVKIIEFTDWNTPNAALANKDIDVNYFQHIPFLENAKKQGGYNFVAIAPGTIMKIGLYSKKIKRFDELKDGATVAIANDPVNGGRGLLLLQRAGLIKLKPGIDYRATTLDITDNPKHLKIVQLEASQLARSLDDVDLAQGYPSFIKLAGTTDPNSALLFDGLENKNYAIQWVVRPESVNDSRIRKFISIYQHSPAVRAALDKAFGNLYAVAW from the coding sequence ATGCGCTTTTTTCTATCCAACGTGCGGCACTTTTTCTACACGCCGGCTATCTCGCTGATCAGCGCTTTCGGTCTGACGCTCGCATTGCAAGCCGCGCCTGCTTCAGCGGCCGACACGTCCACGCTGAAAATCGGCACCGCGACCAGTCCGCAAATCGAAGCGCTCAAAATCGCCGCGCACGAAGCCAAAGAGCAGGGACTCGACGTGAAGATCATCGAGTTCACCGACTGGAACACGCCGAATGCGGCGCTCGCCAACAAGGATATCGACGTCAACTACTTCCAGCACATTCCGTTTCTGGAGAATGCGAAGAAGCAGGGCGGTTATAACTTTGTCGCCATCGCGCCCGGCACGATCATGAAAATCGGCCTGTATTCGAAGAAGATCAAACGCTTCGACGAACTGAAAGACGGCGCCACCGTTGCGATTGCCAACGATCCGGTCAATGGTGGCCGCGGTCTGTTGCTGCTGCAACGAGCCGGTCTCATCAAGCTGAAGCCGGGCATCGACTATCGCGCGACGACGCTCGACATTACCGACAACCCGAAGCATCTGAAGATAGTCCAGTTGGAAGCGTCGCAACTGGCGCGCTCGCTCGACGACGTCGATCTCGCACAGGGTTACCCGAGCTTCATCAAGCTCGCGGGCACCACCGATCCGAATAGCGCGCTGCTGTTCGACGGCCTCGAAAACAAAAACTACGCGATCCAATGGGTGGTTCGTCCGGAAAGCGTGAACGACTCGCGTATCCGCAAGTTCATCTCGATCTATCAGCATTCGCCTGCGGTGCGCGCCGCGCTCGACAAGGCCTTCGGCAATCTCTACGCCGTCGCCTGGTAA
- a CDS encoding ATP-binding cassette domain-containing protein, with amino-acid sequence MGNLFDAPQFIEDAPSLAVHAGSHAAATQPAVIFDNVGKVFANTRGVPTAALANVTLNVARGEVFGIIGRSGAGKSTLLRLVNGLEKPSSGAVRVNGVSVGELDERGLVTLRRRIGMVFQHFNLLSAKTVRENIALPLKIAGVPKAVIEKKVDALLELVGLSAKRDAYPASLSGGQKQRVGIARALVTDPDILLCDEATSALDPETTQAILALLRDINQRLNLTVVLITHEMQVIREVCDTVAVIERGEVVETGPVWRVFGDPQHDATRALLRTLVHDLPADLAERVKPLHDIAQADARILLDVRFTGVDAREPDLGGLASALSADGGRVSFVHGGIDRIQGHAQGRLVVSAQVRANADTTVQQQIATLLDRARRYANHVEVLGYV; translated from the coding sequence ATGGGCAATCTTTTCGACGCGCCGCAGTTCATCGAAGACGCGCCGTCTCTCGCTGTGCATGCGGGTTCGCACGCAGCGGCGACGCAACCCGCCGTGATATTCGACAACGTCGGCAAGGTGTTCGCCAACACGCGCGGCGTGCCGACCGCGGCGCTCGCCAACGTCACGTTGAACGTGGCGCGGGGCGAAGTGTTCGGCATTATCGGACGCAGCGGCGCGGGCAAGTCGACGCTGCTGCGACTCGTCAACGGCCTGGAGAAGCCGAGTTCAGGCGCGGTGCGCGTGAACGGCGTCAGTGTCGGCGAACTCGACGAGCGCGGACTGGTCACGTTGCGCCGACGTATCGGCATGGTGTTCCAGCACTTCAATCTGCTTTCCGCAAAGACGGTACGTGAGAACATTGCACTGCCGCTGAAAATCGCCGGTGTGCCGAAGGCGGTCATCGAGAAAAAGGTCGATGCATTGCTGGAACTGGTGGGCCTCTCCGCCAAGCGCGATGCTTATCCGGCGAGCCTGTCGGGTGGTCAGAAGCAGCGAGTCGGCATTGCGCGCGCGCTGGTCACCGACCCGGATATTCTGCTGTGCGATGAAGCCACCTCCGCGCTGGATCCGGAAACGACGCAAGCCATCCTCGCGTTGCTACGCGATATCAATCAGCGCCTGAACCTGACCGTCGTATTGATCACGCACGAAATGCAGGTGATTCGCGAGGTCTGCGATACGGTTGCCGTGATCGAGCGTGGCGAAGTGGTGGAGACCGGCCCCGTGTGGCGCGTGTTCGGCGATCCGCAGCATGACGCGACGCGGGCGCTGTTGCGCACCTTGGTGCACGACTTGCCGGCGGATCTCGCCGAACGTGTCAAGCCATTGCACGACATCGCGCAAGCGGATGCGCGGATTCTGCTGGACGTGCGTTTTACCGGCGTCGACGCGCGCGAGCCGGATCTCGGCGGTCTGGCGTCGGCGTTGAGTGCGGACGGCGGGCGCGTGAGTTTCGTGCATGGCGGCATCGACCGGATTCAGGGGCATGCGCAGGGGCGCCTCGTGGTGTCAGCGCAGGTGCGTGCGAATGCGGACACCACGGTGCAACAGCAGATCGCGACGTTGCTCGACCGCGCACGCCGCTATGCGAACCATGTCGAGGTATTGGGCTATGTCTGA